The Phycisphaerae bacterium genome has a segment encoding these proteins:
- a CDS encoding FAD-dependent oxidoreductase: MTRRERVAKVNDLREGEMREVTVGERRILLARINGEYRATSGTCNHHGAPLAEGLLIGHHVRCPWHHSRFNLLTGDLEVSPALDALAVFDVGIEGDDVMVELPEGESPEHRHMPMAEYDPQADPRTFVILGTGSAGGAAAEMLRQKGFRGRVIMVTHENFLPYDRPPLSKNYLRSWEDTSPPLLRDEEFYREFTIDVKTGRRVVQVDTTAKEVIFEDKSFIGYDRLLIATGGVPRQLETPGVGLKRIFTLRSLADCNRIRETIRESQRAVVVGASFIGMETAACMRERGLEVTVVAPDRVPFEKQLGEPIGRMYQQLHEEKGVTFRLGRQVARFEGDDRVRAAVLDDGERLEADMVVVGIGVRPATEFLRGVDRNDDGSVNVDEHFQVINDVYAAGDVACFPDWRTGERTRIEHWCVAEEQGRVAASNMADVEAEYRTSPFFWTNQYRVIFQYVGHAGRWDDIVIDGDVSQRTFVAWYIKDGRVLAVGGCNESMKIMAAAELMLVDQLPSPDEARAGVDLVAMARDIRVHA, encoded by the coding sequence ATGAGGGAGGTGACCGTCGGCGAGCGGCGCATCCTGCTGGCGCGGATCAACGGCGAGTACCGGGCGACCTCGGGCACGTGCAATCATCACGGGGCGCCTCTGGCCGAAGGCCTGTTGATCGGGCACCACGTGCGCTGTCCATGGCATCACAGCCGCTTCAATCTGCTCACCGGAGACCTGGAGGTCTCGCCCGCTCTCGACGCCCTGGCCGTCTTTGACGTCGGCATCGAAGGCGACGACGTGATGGTCGAACTGCCTGAGGGCGAGAGTCCCGAGCATCGCCACATGCCGATGGCCGAGTACGACCCGCAGGCCGATCCGCGGACGTTCGTGATTCTCGGCACCGGCTCGGCGGGCGGCGCAGCGGCTGAGATGCTCCGCCAGAAGGGCTTTCGCGGGCGCGTCATCATGGTCACGCACGAGAACTTTCTGCCCTACGACCGTCCGCCGCTGAGCAAGAATTATCTGCGAAGCTGGGAGGACACGTCGCCGCCGCTCCTGCGAGATGAGGAGTTCTACCGGGAATTCACGATCGACGTCAAGACCGGCCGGCGCGTGGTCCAGGTCGACACGACGGCCAAGGAAGTGATCTTTGAGGACAAGTCCTTCATCGGCTATGACCGGCTGCTGATCGCCACCGGCGGGGTCCCGCGGCAACTGGAGACTCCGGGAGTCGGCCTCAAGCGCATCTTCACCCTTCGGAGCCTCGCCGACTGCAACCGGATTCGCGAGACGATCCGGGAGTCACAGCGGGCGGTGGTGGTCGGGGCGAGCTTTATCGGCATGGAGACGGCGGCGTGCATGCGCGAACGAGGTCTGGAGGTCACGGTGGTCGCGCCGGACCGCGTGCCTTTCGAAAAGCAGTTGGGCGAGCCGATCGGCCGCATGTACCAGCAGCTTCACGAGGAAAAGGGCGTGACGTTCCGCCTCGGCCGGCAGGTCGCTCGGTTTGAGGGCGACGACCGCGTGCGAGCGGCGGTGCTGGATGACGGCGAGCGGCTCGAGGCCGACATGGTCGTCGTGGGGATCGGAGTACGGCCGGCCACCGAGTTCCTGCGAGGCGTCGATCGCAACGACGACGGCAGCGTCAACGTCGATGAGCATTTCCAGGTGATCAACGACGTTTACGCGGCGGGCGACGTGGCCTGTTTCCCCGACTGGCGGACGGGCGAACGCACGCGGATCGAGCACTGGTGCGTGGCGGAGGAACAGGGGCGGGTCGCCGCGAGCAACATGGCCGACGTCGAGGCTGAGTATCGCACCAGCCCGTTTTTCTGGACCAACCAGTACAGGGTCATCTTCCAGTACGTCGGCCACGCCGGCCGATGGGACGATATTGTCATCGATGGCGACGTGTCGCAGCGGACCTTCGTGGCGTGGTACATCAAGGACGGCCGCGTCCTGGCGGTCGGCGGCTGCAACGAGTCGATGAAAATCATGGCTGCGGCGGAGCTGATGCTGGTCGATCAACTGCCTTCGCCCGACGAGGCTCGGGCCGGAGTCGACCTCGTGGCGATGGCCCGGGACATTCGTGTTCACGCCTGA
- the rpiA gene encoding ribose-5-phosphate isomerase RpiA, which translates to MNDRSNEALIRECKAKAAEAAADLVVDGAVVGLGSGSTLAIAIKHLAQRCREGLRITAAASSLQARLLAVELGIPMLEIMDVSRVDVTLDGADEIDEAGNLIKGGGAAHTTEKVLAAMADRFVVVVDQSKCVQRLGSQFPVPIEVVVPALASVRRRLEALGARVVLRTGSGKIGPVISDLGHPILDAQFGPIADPAELDRRLSSIPGIVGHGLFIGMADHAIIGAVENNRPTIHERQLTRFR; encoded by the coding sequence ATGAACGATCGTTCGAATGAAGCGTTGATCCGGGAGTGCAAGGCCAAGGCGGCAGAGGCGGCGGCGGACCTGGTGGTTGATGGGGCGGTGGTGGGGCTGGGTTCGGGCAGCACGCTGGCCATCGCCATCAAACACCTGGCCCAACGGTGCCGCGAAGGGCTGCGGATCACCGCCGCGGCCAGTTCGCTTCAGGCGCGGCTTCTCGCCGTCGAGTTGGGGATTCCCATGCTCGAAATCATGGACGTGTCGCGGGTGGACGTGACGCTGGACGGAGCCGACGAGATCGACGAGGCGGGCAATCTGATCAAGGGCGGCGGCGCCGCCCACACCACGGAAAAGGTGCTGGCGGCGATGGCGGACCGGTTCGTGGTGGTCGTCGATCAGAGCAAGTGCGTTCAGCGGCTCGGATCGCAGTTCCCGGTTCCCATCGAAGTGGTCGTCCCGGCCCTGGCGTCGGTGCGGCGGCGGCTGGAAGCCCTCGGGGCCCGGGTCGTCCTGCGGACCGGATCGGGCAAGATCGGCCCGGTCATCAGCGACCTGGGTCATCCGATCCTCGACGCCCAGTTCGGTCCGATCGCCGACCCAGCCGAGCTGGACCGCCGACTTTCCTCCATTCCCGGCATCGTCGGCCACGGCCTCTTCATTGGCATGGCCGACCACGCGATCATCGGCGCCGTCGAGAACAACCGTCCGACGATCCACGAACGCCAACTCACCCGCTTTCGATAA
- a CDS encoding helix-turn-helix domain-containing protein has translation MEREVDDLGPQIQMLRKRCGLSIRRLAELAGVTPGLISLIERQKCSPSLGTLRKILTALGTDLGTFFGTEQADQHGPVFAREKMQAVSDGERRYTVVLSPRNGVQAQMMDEQMFPARKHPPFEKLECDVGGYIIAGTLAMEIAGQAVQTLRPGDAFYIPRGTEHRGYATGEEPVRVITVYYPGRY, from the coding sequence ATGGAACGAGAGGTCGATGATCTGGGCCCGCAGATACAGATGCTGCGGAAGCGGTGCGGGTTGTCGATACGGCGGCTGGCGGAGTTGGCGGGGGTCACGCCTGGATTGATATCTCTTATAGAACGTCAAAAATGTTCACCAAGCCTGGGTACGCTTCGGAAGATTCTCACCGCGTTGGGTACGGACCTGGGGACTTTTTTCGGTACGGAGCAGGCCGATCAGCACGGTCCGGTCTTTGCCCGAGAGAAGATGCAGGCGGTCAGCGACGGTGAGCGGCGCTACACCGTGGTGCTTTCGCCCCGCAATGGGGTACAGGCCCAGATGATGGACGAGCAGATGTTCCCAGCCCGCAAGCATCCGCCGTTCGAGAAGCTCGAGTGCGACGTGGGCGGCTACATCATTGCCGGAACGCTGGCGATGGAGATCGCCGGCCAGGCGGTCCAGACCCTGCGGCCGGGCGATGCATTCTATATTCCGCGGGGGACCGAGCATCGCGGCTACGCCACCGGCGAGGAGCCGGTTCGCGTGATCACCGTGTACTATCCGGGTAGATACTAA